Proteins from one Corallococcus exiguus genomic window:
- a CDS encoding glutamate--cysteine ligase family protein — MGLAIQQEEFTPEEHTRFVARLAESLEALRQVLRRPGFGVGPTTMGAELEVALVDGAGSPLPVNQQVLAKSKDDRLTLELNRFNMEMNLRPSLLAGRPFTGLQAQLDEVLAELRRAAATEGARVATVGILPTLRQADLGKNALTPQARYRALSAAIRKRRDGPFQVAIAGDDTLNLTWEDVTLEGANTSLQFHLRVAPEDFARVYNAAQLATGPVLAACGNSPLFLGKRLWEETRVALFQQATDDRSDSDEAAHLHPRVTFGHGWVREGLHELFAEAVALYPALLPVMGQESPLEVVAAGGLPKLEELRLHHGTVWSWNRAIYDPHGEGHVRIEFRALPSGPTPVDMVANGAFMLGLTLGLAERVDALLPALPFWQARRNFKQAAHYGLGATLLWPAETAPSPRVMSAAELVKQLLPVARRGLLEAGVEVAEADGLLDIIARRVALQRTGSRWQRAVLERLEAHMPRQDALAALLERYLELSEEGLPVHTWPVER; from the coding sequence ATGGGTCTGGCCATCCAGCAGGAGGAGTTCACGCCGGAGGAGCACACGCGCTTCGTGGCGCGGCTCGCGGAGAGCCTGGAGGCGCTGCGCCAGGTGCTCCGGCGTCCCGGCTTCGGCGTGGGGCCCACGACGATGGGCGCGGAGCTGGAGGTGGCGCTGGTGGACGGCGCGGGTTCGCCGCTGCCGGTGAACCAGCAGGTGCTGGCGAAGTCGAAGGACGACCGGCTGACGCTGGAGCTCAACCGCTTCAACATGGAGATGAACCTGCGCCCCTCGCTGCTCGCGGGGCGGCCTTTCACCGGGCTCCAGGCCCAGCTGGACGAGGTGTTGGCGGAGCTGAGGCGCGCGGCGGCCACGGAGGGCGCGCGCGTGGCGACGGTGGGGATCCTTCCCACGCTGCGGCAGGCGGACCTGGGGAAGAACGCGCTCACGCCGCAGGCGCGCTACCGGGCGCTGTCCGCGGCCATCCGCAAGCGGCGCGACGGGCCCTTCCAGGTGGCCATCGCGGGCGACGACACGCTCAACCTCACCTGGGAGGACGTGACGCTGGAGGGGGCGAACACGTCGCTCCAGTTCCACCTGCGGGTGGCCCCGGAGGACTTCGCGCGCGTGTACAACGCCGCGCAGCTGGCCACCGGGCCGGTGCTGGCCGCGTGCGGAAACTCGCCGCTGTTCCTGGGCAAGCGGCTGTGGGAGGAGACGCGCGTGGCGCTCTTCCAGCAGGCCACCGACGACCGCAGCGACAGTGACGAGGCCGCGCATCTGCACCCGCGCGTGACGTTCGGACACGGCTGGGTGCGCGAGGGCCTGCACGAGCTGTTCGCGGAGGCCGTGGCGCTCTATCCGGCGCTCCTGCCGGTGATGGGGCAGGAGTCTCCGCTGGAAGTGGTGGCCGCTGGCGGCCTGCCGAAGCTGGAGGAGCTGCGGCTGCACCACGGGACGGTCTGGTCATGGAACCGGGCCATCTATGATCCGCACGGCGAAGGTCACGTACGCATCGAATTCCGCGCGCTGCCGTCCGGCCCCACTCCGGTGGACATGGTGGCCAACGGTGCGTTCATGCTGGGGCTGACGTTGGGGCTCGCGGAGCGGGTGGACGCGCTGCTCCCGGCGCTGCCCTTCTGGCAGGCCCGGCGCAACTTCAAGCAGGCGGCTCATTACGGCCTGGGCGCGACGCTGCTGTGGCCGGCGGAGACCGCGCCCAGTCCTCGGGTGATGTCGGCGGCGGAGCTGGTGAAGCAGCTGTTGCCGGTGGCGAGGCGCGGGCTGCTGGAGGCCGGGGTGGAGGTCGCGGAGGCGGACGGGCTCCTGGACATCATCGCCCGCCGCGTGGCGCTTCAGCGGACCGGGTCGCGCTGGCAGCGGGCGGTGCTGGAGCGGCTGGAGGCCCACATGCCCCGGCAGGACGCGCTGGCGGCCCTGCTGGAGCGCTACCTGGAGCTGTCAGAGGAGGGGCTGCCGGTGCACACCTGGCCGGTGGAGCGCTGA
- the pdxH gene encoding pyridoxamine 5'-phosphate oxidase translates to MVRRVTNIPPDPIQRFADLFAQAKAAIPVDPNAMVVASVDDQGRPSSRVVLLKDFDARGFVFFTNFHSRKGRQLRAHPYAALCFFWQPLEQQVRIEGRVEQVTDAEADAYFQSRARGSQIGAWASLQSEELPSRELLEQRVAEVEARFQSREVERPSHWSGFRVVPDRIEFWHARPSRLHERNVYLRDGAGWKTQLLFP, encoded by the coding sequence ATGGTGCGCCGCGTGACGAATATCCCTCCCGACCCCATCCAGCGCTTCGCCGACCTCTTCGCCCAGGCGAAGGCCGCCATCCCCGTGGACCCGAACGCCATGGTGGTCGCGTCCGTGGACGACCAGGGCCGCCCCAGCTCACGCGTGGTGCTGCTCAAGGACTTCGATGCGCGGGGCTTCGTCTTCTTCACCAACTTCCACAGCCGCAAGGGGCGTCAGCTCCGTGCGCACCCGTACGCGGCGCTGTGCTTCTTCTGGCAGCCCCTGGAGCAGCAGGTGCGCATCGAGGGCCGGGTGGAACAGGTGACGGACGCGGAGGCGGACGCGTACTTCCAGAGCCGCGCGCGCGGCAGCCAGATTGGCGCGTGGGCCAGCCTCCAGAGTGAGGAACTGCCCTCGCGCGAGCTGTTGGAGCAGCGCGTGGCGGAGGTGGAGGCGCGCTTCCAGAGCCGCGAGGTGGAGCGCCCGTCGCACTGGAGCGGCTTCCGCGTGGTGCCGGACCGCATCGAGTTCTGGCACGCCCGCCCCAGCCGGTTGCACGAGCGCAACGTGTACCTGCGCGACGGCGCGGGATGGAAGACGCAGCTGCTGTTCCCTTGA
- the hemG gene encoding protoporphyrinogen oxidase has protein sequence MTVAVIGGGITGLALAYQLRARGTAAVVLESTSRVGGNVQTHAREGYLLEAGPNSFLDREPTTRELADVLGVSSRIRSADAAAKKRYIYTRGALRALPTSPPAFLKSDILPLASRLRVVGELFSGRNPTGADESLARLGRRHLGREATAVLLDAMQTGTYAGDPEQLSAEATFPQLVKFEQEHRSLILGAIRAQRAARQAKGSGAVETGPRLTGQMSTFDGGLGVLVDALAKALGDSVRTDAKVEGLERSADGWKVRYQERGQPAELSATHVVLAVPAHVAASLVRPLDAELAEKADAIPYAPIAVVHLGFAPGTVPKPDGFGFLVPAVEGTAMLGTIHVSTTFPFRVEGGRVLLTCLMGGARRPEVVSRDEDALVALAREELKTMAGLTATPELTAVFRWPRGIPQYTVGHLERLASMEERLKRWPGLHLTGNAYRGVGVNDCLKEAARLAEALGGPAAGATRSA, from the coding sequence ATGACGGTCGCGGTCATTGGGGGAGGTATCACCGGACTGGCGTTGGCCTACCAATTGCGGGCTCGCGGTACTGCTGCCGTGGTGCTGGAGTCGACGTCACGCGTGGGTGGAAACGTGCAGACCCACGCCCGCGAGGGCTACCTGTTGGAGGCCGGACCCAACAGTTTCCTCGACCGGGAGCCCACGACGCGTGAACTGGCGGACGTGCTCGGAGTGTCATCCCGGATTCGTTCGGCGGATGCAGCGGCAAAAAAACGTTACATCTACACACGCGGAGCCCTGCGAGCCCTGCCCACGTCGCCTCCGGCATTCCTGAAATCCGACATCCTTCCCCTTGCTTCCCGCTTGCGGGTGGTGGGGGAACTGTTCAGCGGACGCAACCCCACGGGTGCGGACGAGTCCCTGGCCCGGCTGGGGCGGCGCCACCTGGGGCGTGAGGCGACGGCGGTGCTGCTGGACGCGATGCAGACGGGCACCTACGCGGGCGACCCGGAGCAGCTCAGCGCGGAGGCCACGTTCCCGCAACTCGTGAAATTCGAGCAGGAGCACCGCAGCCTCATCCTGGGCGCCATCCGTGCGCAGCGCGCGGCGCGACAAGCGAAGGGCTCGGGCGCGGTGGAGACAGGCCCCCGGCTCACCGGACAGATGAGCACGTTCGACGGCGGCCTGGGCGTGCTGGTGGACGCGCTGGCGAAGGCGCTGGGCGACAGCGTGCGCACGGACGCGAAGGTGGAGGGCCTGGAGCGCTCGGCGGACGGCTGGAAGGTGCGGTACCAGGAACGGGGCCAGCCGGCGGAGCTGAGCGCGACGCACGTGGTGCTGGCGGTGCCCGCGCACGTGGCGGCTTCGCTCGTGCGCCCTTTGGACGCGGAGCTGGCGGAGAAGGCGGACGCCATCCCGTACGCGCCCATCGCCGTGGTGCACCTGGGCTTCGCGCCGGGGACGGTGCCGAAGCCGGACGGATTCGGGTTCCTGGTGCCAGCGGTGGAGGGCACCGCGATGCTGGGCACCATCCATGTCTCCACCACGTTCCCCTTCCGCGTGGAGGGCGGGCGCGTGCTGCTGACGTGCTTGATGGGCGGCGCTCGCCGGCCGGAGGTCGTCTCCCGGGACGAGGACGCGCTGGTGGCGCTGGCTCGCGAGGAGCTGAAGACGATGGCGGGGCTCACCGCGACGCCGGAGCTGACAGCGGTGTTCCGCTGGCCGCGCGGGATTCCCCAGTACACCGTGGGCCACCTGGAGCGCCTGGCGTCGATGGAGGAGCGGCTGAAGCGCTGGCCTGGCCTGCACCTCACGGGCAACGCGTACCGGGGCGTGGGCGTCAACGACTGCCTCAAGGAGGCGGCGCGGCTGGCGGAGGCGCTGGGCGGGCCGGCGGCGGGAGCCACCCGGAGCGCCTGA
- a CDS encoding serine/threonine protein kinase, with protein sequence MAEAPDLGGYEVVGRLAVGGMAEVYQARPRETTQRSPGEPDEVVIKRLHPSFRNDPAYVKAFVDEAKLTVRLRNAHIVRTFRLFRAGPDYLMVQELVSGRTLGYMQELLIKAGAAMPPESACYIAWCILKALDYIHRAKVGENGATIVHRDVNPANVLLGVQGDVKLTDFGVAEVEGMIRGDSGALRGTLPYMSPEQVLGQAVDARTDLYAVGVILWELWAGRRLFTGDNEAQLMHQVRDARVPLLSTLSPDLPDYAARVARKALFADRARRFQTAGEFIKALEVLARRAGWPLTVEALQPLLGG encoded by the coding sequence GTGGCGGAAGCTCCTGACCTGGGTGGCTATGAAGTGGTCGGCCGGCTTGCGGTCGGAGGCATGGCCGAGGTGTATCAGGCGCGTCCCCGTGAGACGACCCAGCGCTCCCCGGGCGAGCCCGACGAAGTGGTCATCAAGCGGCTGCACCCGTCCTTCCGCAACGACCCCGCGTATGTGAAGGCCTTCGTCGACGAGGCGAAGCTGACGGTGCGCCTGCGCAACGCGCACATCGTGCGGACGTTCCGGCTGTTCCGCGCCGGGCCGGACTACCTCATGGTGCAGGAGCTCGTGAGTGGCCGGACGCTGGGCTACATGCAGGAGCTGCTGATCAAGGCGGGCGCCGCGATGCCGCCGGAGTCCGCCTGTTACATCGCGTGGTGCATCCTCAAGGCGCTGGATTACATCCACCGCGCCAAGGTGGGGGAGAACGGCGCCACCATCGTCCACCGCGACGTGAACCCCGCCAACGTGCTGCTGGGCGTCCAGGGCGACGTGAAGCTCACCGACTTCGGCGTGGCGGAGGTCGAGGGGATGATCCGCGGCGACTCTGGCGCGCTGCGCGGCACGCTGCCGTACATGAGCCCGGAGCAGGTGCTGGGGCAGGCGGTGGACGCCCGCACGGACCTGTACGCCGTGGGCGTCATCCTCTGGGAGCTGTGGGCCGGCCGCCGCCTCTTCACCGGCGACAACGAGGCGCAGCTGATGCACCAGGTGCGCGACGCGCGCGTGCCGCTCTTGTCCACGCTGTCTCCGGACCTGCCGGACTACGCGGCGCGGGTGGCGCGCAAGGCGCTGTTCGCGGACCGGGCCCGCCGCTTCCAGACCGCGGGGGAGTTCATCAAGGCGCTGGAGGTCCTGGCGCGCCGCGCGGGCTGGCCCCTGACGGTGGAGGCGCTGCAGCCTCTGTTGGGCGGCTGA
- a CDS encoding sensor histidine kinase — MQETSQEGSIVRATLRALVAPWRLAPIVLVSIPLLAAQVRWSVDPRAFWIGLLLCLMCVAVAPVSYRVLFPEGLDLSHGGIRLLLYAAVGSGVVLSVGYALPRVTLMQDMFLSEPYNLAICGGLFLVAGWGLGRDIGFEETLARERARATRFAWEAEQAQLLALRSHLDPHFLFNTLNAIAEWCREDGAVAEAAVLRLSTMLRSVLAGVRSVTWPLSQELELMRTLFDLHLLRDPDLFQLRMDVADGLSDVPVPPLLLLPLAENAVKHGPAAGHRGPLSVEVVTREGAVVVTIDNPGASKGPREGSVGLPTVERRLALAYGGHALLSLESADGRTRVTVTLPRQGPQPGVLT, encoded by the coding sequence ATGCAGGAGACGTCGCAGGAAGGCTCCATCGTTCGCGCCACGCTGCGCGCGCTCGTCGCGCCGTGGCGGTTGGCCCCCATCGTCCTGGTGTCCATTCCGCTGCTCGCGGCCCAGGTGCGCTGGAGCGTGGATCCTCGCGCGTTCTGGATTGGCCTCCTGCTGTGCCTGATGTGCGTCGCGGTGGCGCCCGTGTCGTACCGGGTGCTGTTCCCGGAAGGGCTGGACCTGAGCCACGGCGGTATCCGCTTGCTGCTCTACGCGGCGGTGGGCAGCGGCGTGGTGCTGTCGGTGGGTTACGCCCTGCCGCGCGTCACGCTGATGCAGGACATGTTCCTGTCGGAGCCGTACAACCTGGCCATCTGCGGCGGCCTGTTCCTCGTCGCGGGCTGGGGGTTGGGGCGGGACATCGGCTTCGAGGAGACGCTGGCCCGTGAGCGCGCCCGCGCCACCCGCTTCGCCTGGGAAGCAGAGCAGGCGCAGCTGCTGGCGCTGCGCAGCCACCTGGATCCGCACTTCCTCTTCAACACGCTGAACGCCATCGCGGAGTGGTGCCGCGAGGACGGCGCCGTCGCGGAGGCCGCGGTGCTGCGGCTGTCCACGATGCTCCGCTCGGTGCTCGCGGGCGTGCGCAGCGTCACCTGGCCGCTGTCGCAGGAGCTGGAGCTGATGCGCACGCTCTTCGACCTGCACCTGCTGCGCGACCCGGACCTGTTCCAGCTGCGCATGGACGTGGCGGACGGGCTTTCGGACGTGCCCGTGCCGCCGCTGTTGCTCCTGCCCCTGGCGGAGAACGCGGTGAAGCACGGCCCGGCGGCCGGCCACCGGGGCCCGTTGAGCGTGGAGGTGGTCACGCGCGAGGGGGCGGTGGTGGTGACCATCGACAACCCGGGCGCGTCCAAGGGCCCGCGCGAGGGCAGCGTGGGCCTGCCCACCGTGGAGCGGCGGCTGGCGCTGGCCTATGGCGGCCACGCGCTCCTGTCCCTGGAGAGCGCCGACGGGCGCACCCGTGTCACCGTCACCCTGCCCCGCCAGGGCCCCCAACCCGGAGTCCTCACGTGA
- a CDS encoding CapA family protein — protein MAWRRWWPTVWVAACLVACGPGASTPKSGQEAVTPGDEPVTPVTPPDDPPKEEPPPPEPPPEEEPPPDETAEEPPPPEEDPVLTACAPEPAADATVPEAERTARHDYACTGIALEGSLVSTAGTPVADVVVKVGDAQARTNATGHFRFPVLPRHNRLLTVEADGFRPAVVAVELRRSLTEKRVTLPPVRLSPKDGVRMLFAGDVSLGRRFLDPDDTTPRNQMPPDDPAALIRVSDPLPGTKAVFTHVRPYFQAADFRAVNLETPVTDHPATPHDEKAYAFFTLPGSLPALPWLGVDYVSLGNNHVYDYLAPGLEDTLTHVAATGMAFSGAGQNEDQAFMPARVSLAGANYSLVSMCSITGSAHDQQYVAGSNQGGAADARNLTRASALLAAEKAQGRVPVAVLHTGVEYSVRPSTPTAQRMRDLVDAGAGLVIAHHPHIPQGFARHEGVLMAQSLGNFAFDQDRMETMVGLMAEVEASGTRVNRARAVPVYIEDYRPRPVAGDLAENFLRNLAELSREGGVELVPQPSWGELLPEDRHAAVSERTVDVPVTVDANGRATVDLRPLRHEGESIAVAKLTGADVTGVRLKAGRDVLLHGDFEDHDVDDDANEAPRWSVGPNAGYVCQDGPHRGAAALCQRRAASDSRSAAVKLVNRFRPPGFAEGPPNRDLTAVAWLKGQGGGAFSAKVQYLPVESYTLFGEQTLLRHDGGTYDWTLVAEDLRFPADPPKPDLWNAPWALDLTLNTAPPKSGQGVTAVDDLALVAWEKQATGGTLTQQTPHARDFVRVEAPAGTYTLRVTFREHRVP, from the coding sequence ATGGCGTGGCGGCGGTGGTGGCCCACGGTGTGGGTGGCGGCGTGTCTCGTGGCGTGTGGTCCGGGCGCCTCCACGCCGAAGAGCGGACAGGAGGCCGTGACGCCGGGGGATGAACCGGTGACGCCCGTGACGCCTCCGGACGACCCGCCCAAGGAAGAACCCCCGCCTCCCGAGCCACCGCCGGAGGAGGAGCCGCCTCCCGACGAGACGGCGGAAGAGCCGCCACCGCCAGAAGAGGATCCGGTGCTGACGGCCTGCGCGCCGGAGCCCGCGGCGGACGCCACCGTGCCCGAAGCCGAGCGGACCGCGCGCCATGACTACGCCTGCACCGGCATCGCGCTGGAGGGCTCGCTGGTCTCCACGGCGGGCACGCCAGTGGCGGACGTCGTGGTGAAGGTGGGGGACGCGCAGGCGCGCACGAACGCGACCGGACATTTCCGATTTCCCGTACTGCCCCGTCACAACCGGTTGCTCACGGTGGAGGCGGACGGCTTCCGCCCGGCGGTGGTCGCGGTGGAGCTGCGCCGGAGCCTCACGGAGAAGCGCGTGACGTTGCCTCCGGTGCGCCTGTCTCCGAAGGACGGCGTGCGGATGCTCTTCGCGGGCGACGTGTCGCTGGGCCGGCGCTTCCTCGACCCGGACGACACCACGCCGCGCAACCAGATGCCGCCGGACGACCCGGCGGCGCTCATCCGCGTGTCGGATCCGCTGCCGGGCACGAAGGCCGTCTTCACGCACGTGCGGCCCTACTTCCAGGCGGCGGACTTCCGGGCCGTGAACCTGGAGACGCCGGTGACGGATCATCCGGCGACGCCCCACGACGAGAAGGCCTACGCGTTCTTCACGCTGCCCGGCTCGCTGCCCGCGCTGCCGTGGTTGGGCGTGGACTACGTGAGCCTGGGCAACAACCACGTCTACGACTACCTGGCGCCAGGGTTGGAGGACACGCTCACGCACGTGGCCGCGACGGGCATGGCCTTCAGCGGCGCGGGACAGAACGAGGACCAGGCCTTCATGCCGGCGCGCGTGTCGCTCGCGGGCGCGAACTACAGCCTGGTGTCCATGTGCTCCATCACCGGCAGCGCGCATGATCAGCAGTACGTCGCGGGCTCCAACCAGGGCGGCGCGGCGGACGCGAGGAACCTGACGCGGGCGTCCGCGCTGCTGGCCGCGGAGAAGGCGCAGGGCCGCGTGCCGGTAGCGGTGCTGCACACCGGCGTCGAGTACAGCGTTCGGCCCTCCACTCCGACGGCGCAGCGGATGCGCGACCTGGTGGACGCGGGCGCGGGGCTCGTCATCGCGCACCACCCGCACATCCCGCAGGGCTTCGCGCGCCACGAGGGCGTGTTGATGGCGCAGTCGCTGGGCAACTTCGCCTTCGACCAGGACCGCATGGAGACGATGGTGGGCCTGATGGCGGAGGTGGAGGCCAGCGGCACGCGCGTGAATCGGGCCCGCGCGGTGCCCGTATACATCGAGGACTACCGCCCCCGGCCCGTCGCGGGCGACCTGGCGGAGAACTTCCTGCGCAACCTGGCGGAGCTGTCCCGCGAGGGCGGCGTGGAGCTGGTGCCCCAGCCCTCCTGGGGCGAGCTGCTACCAGAGGACAGACACGCGGCGGTGAGCGAGCGCACCGTGGACGTGCCGGTGACGGTGGACGCGAACGGCCGCGCCACGGTGGACCTGCGGCCCCTGCGCCATGAAGGGGAGTCCATTGCGGTGGCGAAACTCACGGGCGCGGACGTGACGGGCGTGAGGCTCAAGGCCGGGCGGGACGTGCTCCTGCACGGCGATTTCGAGGACCACGACGTGGACGACGACGCCAACGAGGCGCCGCGCTGGAGTGTGGGCCCGAACGCCGGCTACGTGTGCCAGGACGGTCCGCACCGGGGCGCCGCGGCGCTCTGCCAGCGGCGCGCGGCCAGCGACTCACGGAGCGCGGCGGTGAAGCTGGTCAACCGCTTCCGTCCACCGGGCTTTGCGGAAGGGCCGCCCAACCGGGACCTCACGGCGGTGGCGTGGCTGAAGGGGCAGGGCGGTGGCGCCTTCTCCGCGAAGGTGCAGTACCTGCCCGTGGAGTCCTACACGCTCTTCGGCGAGCAGACGCTGCTGCGCCACGACGGCGGCACCTACGATTGGACGCTGGTGGCGGAGGACCTGCGCTTCCCCGCGGATCCGCCGAAGCCGGACCTGTGGAACGCGCCCTGGGCGTTGGACCTGACGCTCAACACCGCGCCTCCGAAGTCCGGCCAGGGCGTGACGGCGGTGGACGACCTGGCGCTGGTGGCCTGGGAGAAGCAGGCCACGGGAGGCACGCTGACGCAGCAGACGCCGCACGCGCGGGACTTCGTGCGGGTGGAGGCTCCGGCGGGCACGTACACGCTGCGCGTCACCTTCCGCGAGCACCGCGTGCCCTGA
- the glgA gene encoding glycogen synthase GlgA encodes MKILFIASEVTPFSKTGGLGDVAGALPTALAGLGHDVKIVTPRYQDVRNTGHLLPTGQSLVLRFPFGESGGPILSARLSERLEVLFLENEAFYGGRKGLYGDAGGEFADNPRRFAYLCVGALQAAQRLRFFPDIIHLHDWQTGLVPVALRRGFQGTPLAKAKCVFTIHNLAYQGQFPKRTMEDLGLPWDLFTPEGVEFYDHVNFLKAGLVYSEALTTVSPTYAREIQTPEQGYGLDGLLRRRSHALTGIINGIDAHEWNPHTDSFLPARYGPEDMTGKAMCKRALLERFGLPTEGNAPVFGIVSRLAWQKGVDLLLETLPAALQGDLKFVAVGNGDPTLEAGLRALQARHPKQVGVHIGFDPALSHLVEAGSDFFLMPSRYEPCGLNQMYSLRYGTVPIVRATGGLVDTVEGGLDGNGILFESFHRSALLAAIRRALSLYADPARLGDFQVRGMGKDFSWTASARKYEALFTSLVAE; translated from the coding sequence ATGAAGATCCTCTTCATCGCCTCGGAGGTCACCCCCTTCTCGAAGACGGGGGGACTGGGCGACGTGGCCGGGGCCCTGCCTACGGCGCTCGCCGGGCTGGGGCACGACGTGAAGATCGTCACGCCCCGCTACCAGGACGTGCGCAACACCGGACACTTGCTGCCCACCGGCCAGTCCCTGGTGCTGCGCTTCCCCTTCGGTGAATCAGGCGGCCCCATCCTGTCCGCGCGCCTCTCCGAACGCCTGGAGGTCCTCTTCCTGGAGAACGAGGCCTTCTACGGCGGCCGCAAGGGCCTCTACGGCGACGCGGGTGGCGAGTTCGCGGACAACCCCCGCCGCTTCGCCTACCTGTGCGTGGGCGCGCTCCAGGCCGCGCAGCGCCTGCGCTTCTTCCCGGACATCATCCACCTGCACGACTGGCAGACGGGCCTGGTCCCCGTGGCCCTGCGCCGCGGCTTCCAGGGCACGCCGCTCGCGAAGGCGAAGTGCGTCTTCACCATCCACAACCTGGCCTACCAGGGGCAGTTCCCCAAGCGGACCATGGAGGACCTGGGGCTGCCGTGGGACCTCTTCACGCCGGAGGGCGTGGAGTTCTATGACCACGTCAACTTCCTCAAGGCGGGGCTCGTCTACTCCGAAGCGCTCACCACCGTGTCGCCCACCTACGCGCGCGAAATCCAGACGCCGGAGCAGGGCTACGGGCTGGATGGCCTGCTGCGCCGCCGCTCGCACGCGCTCACCGGCATCATCAACGGCATCGACGCGCACGAGTGGAACCCCCACACGGACTCCTTCCTGCCCGCGCGCTACGGCCCGGAGGACATGACGGGCAAGGCGATGTGCAAGCGCGCCCTGCTGGAGCGCTTCGGCCTGCCCACGGAAGGCAACGCGCCGGTGTTCGGCATCGTCAGCCGGCTGGCGTGGCAGAAGGGCGTGGACCTGCTGCTGGAGACGCTGCCCGCGGCGCTCCAGGGTGACCTGAAGTTCGTGGCGGTGGGCAACGGCGACCCGACCCTGGAGGCGGGCCTGAGGGCGCTACAGGCCCGCCACCCGAAGCAGGTGGGCGTGCACATCGGGTTCGACCCGGCGTTGTCACATCTGGTGGAAGCCGGGTCGGACTTCTTCCTCATGCCCAGCCGCTACGAGCCGTGCGGCCTGAACCAGATGTATTCACTGCGCTACGGCACGGTGCCCATCGTCCGGGCCACGGGTGGACTGGTGGACACGGTGGAGGGGGGGCTGGACGGCAACGGCATCCTCTTCGAGTCCTTCCACCGCTCGGCGCTCCTGGCCGCCATCCGCCGGGCGCTCTCCCTGTACGCGGACCCCGCACGGCTGGGGGACTTCCAGGTGCGGGGCATGGGGAAGGACTTCTCCTGGACCGCGTCCGCCCGGAAGTACGAGGCCCTCTTCACGTCACTGGTGGCGGAATAG
- a CDS encoding LytR/AlgR family response regulator transcription factor produces the protein MREPLRVLIADDELLARKRLSRLLAALPDVSVCGEAVDGDSVLAAVRAGGVDVVLLDIHMPGLSGLDAMALLPEGGPHVIFCTAHAEHAVNAFEHGAVDYVLKPVEAARLQKALERARARVPARVKAPTATAQTAAAEKPALTRLPIPTRQGLVLVSPDAISHASLEDELVTVFTAQGDYLTDFTLNELADKLPPEHFHRVHRRALLNLSHVTRLEPLETGGYLARTARGHSVEVSRQSARELRRMLGLRKGAEDEG, from the coding sequence GTGAGAGAGCCCCTGCGCGTCCTCATCGCCGACGATGAACTGCTGGCCCGCAAGCGCCTGTCCCGCCTGCTGGCCGCGCTGCCGGACGTGAGCGTCTGCGGCGAGGCGGTGGATGGGGACTCGGTGCTCGCGGCGGTGCGCGCGGGCGGCGTGGACGTGGTGCTGCTGGACATCCACATGCCGGGCCTGAGCGGACTGGACGCGATGGCGCTGCTGCCGGAAGGCGGGCCCCACGTCATCTTCTGCACCGCCCACGCGGAGCACGCGGTGAACGCCTTCGAGCACGGCGCGGTGGACTACGTCCTCAAGCCCGTGGAGGCGGCGCGGCTTCAGAAGGCGCTGGAGCGCGCGCGGGCGCGAGTGCCGGCGCGGGTGAAGGCGCCCACCGCGACGGCGCAGACGGCAGCGGCGGAGAAGCCGGCACTGACACGGCTGCCCATCCCTACGCGGCAGGGGCTGGTGCTGGTGTCACCGGACGCCATCTCGCACGCGTCGCTGGAGGACGAGCTGGTGACGGTGTTCACCGCGCAGGGCGACTACCTCACCGACTTCACGCTCAACGAGCTGGCGGACAAGCTGCCTCCGGAGCACTTCCACCGGGTGCACCGCCGCGCGCTGCTCAACCTGTCCCACGTGACGCGGCTGGAGCCGCTGGAGACCGGCGGCTATCTGGCTCGTACGGCGCGGGGCCACTCGGTGGAGGTGAGCCGCCAGTCCGCGCGCGAGCTGCGCCGCATGCTGGGCCTGCGCAAGGGCGCGGAGGACGAGGGCTGA
- a CDS encoding SDR family oxidoreductase, which yields MRYVITGASRGIGFEFVQQLLRRGETVDAGVRAPELARRLEPLLLEAGSRLRIHPLDVTRAESVQAFAERICREPVDVLINNAGVSGQWVGLNELDYEDLARTIEVNALGPLRITSALLPALRHGAGRKVAHVTSRMGSLSSNTEGGAYAYRMSKAALNMGVRSMSNDLRREGLACVLLHPGWVQTDMGGQDAPLPAEESVRGMLRVIDSVSLEHSGRFFDYEGAEVPW from the coding sequence ATGCGCTATGTCATCACGGGAGCGAGCCGTGGCATCGGTTTCGAATTCGTGCAGCAACTGCTGCGGCGGGGAGAAACGGTGGATGCAGGGGTGCGTGCCCCGGAACTGGCGCGCCGGCTGGAGCCGCTGCTGCTGGAGGCCGGCAGCCGCCTGAGGATCCATCCACTGGATGTCACCCGCGCGGAAAGCGTCCAGGCCTTCGCGGAGCGCATCTGCCGCGAGCCGGTGGACGTGCTCATCAACAACGCGGGCGTGTCCGGCCAGTGGGTGGGGCTGAATGAGCTGGACTACGAGGACCTGGCGCGCACCATCGAGGTGAACGCGCTCGGGCCGCTGCGCATCACCTCCGCGCTGCTGCCCGCGCTGCGGCACGGAGCGGGGCGCAAGGTGGCGCACGTCACGTCCCGCATGGGGTCGCTCTCCAGCAACACGGAGGGCGGCGCGTACGCCTACCGCATGTCCAAGGCCGCGCTGAACATGGGCGTGCGCTCCATGTCCAACGACCTGCGCCGCGAAGGCCTGGCGTGCGTGCTGTTGCATCCGGGTTGGGTGCAGACGGACATGGGCGGGCAGGACGCGCCGCTACCGGCGGAGGAGTCCGTGCGCGGGATGCTGAGGGTCATCGACAGCGTCTCGCTGGAGCACTCCGGCCGGTTCTTCGACTACGAGGGCGCGGAAGTGCCTTGGTAG